A stretch of Myxococcus hansupus DNA encodes these proteins:
- a CDS encoding DUF192 domain-containing protein: protein MRWKVNNETRQRLLADRAERASSFVQRFKGLMGRRSLAVGEGLHIAPCNSIHTFFMRIPIDVLFLDAQGRIVKQMPALPPWRATSVYFQSRSVLELPAGVLAASGTQEGDQLSFEPVT, encoded by the coding sequence ATGCGCTGGAAGGTGAACAACGAGACGCGGCAACGGCTGCTCGCGGACCGGGCAGAACGAGCCAGCTCGTTCGTCCAACGGTTCAAGGGGCTCATGGGGCGGCGCTCGCTGGCCGTGGGCGAGGGGCTGCATATCGCCCCCTGCAACTCCATCCACACTTTCTTCATGCGCATCCCCATTGACGTGCTGTTCCTGGACGCCCAGGGCCGCATCGTCAAGCAGATGCCCGCGCTTCCACCCTGGCGGGCCACATCCGTGTATTTCCAGTCACGCTCCGTCCTGGAGCTCCCCGCGGGCGTGCTGGCGGCCAGCGGAACCCAGGAGGGGGACCAGCTCAGTTTCGAGCCGGTCACCTGA
- a CDS encoding J domain-containing protein — protein MTPSQAAEALYSAHKSRATGWLTLSSGGRESRLLLREGDLVGTQLGFGFQSPAQALLQSGLLGAEALDTLWARGGAGVPDEETLEEFGLVPDVVAEQQVLAHVRRLSALAERAAFEPGVVEAEAFRPIAGARVVRAALEVPVRDGAARVFRCEDVEACGPWISDASERAFLETLAEFREPEALTPAQEALLLVLEREGSIQALSVEEWSERERLRREEEEARQRAEEEARLEEERRRAEEARLAEEARLAEEARLAEEARLAEEARLEAERLAEEARLAEEARLAEEARLAEEARLAEEARLAEEARLAEEARLAEEARLAEEARLAEEARLAEEARLAEEARLEAERLAEEARLAEEARLAEEARLAEEARLAEEARLEAQRLAEDARLAEEARFAEEARLAEEARLAEEARLEAERLAEEARLAEEARLAEEARLAEEARLAEEARLAEEARLAEEARLAEEARLEAERLAEEARLAEEARLEAERLAEEARLAEEARLAEEARLAEEARLAEEARLAEEARLAEEARLAEEARLAEEARLAEEARLAEEARLEAERLAEEARLAEEARLAEEARLEAERLAEEARLAEEARLAEEARLAEEARLAEEARLAEEARLAEEARLEAERLAEEARLAEEARLAEEARLEAERLAEEARLAEEARLEEEARLEEEARLEEEARLEEEARLEEEARLAEDARLEAERLAEEARLAEEARLEAERLAEEARLAEEARLAEEARLAEEARLAEEARLAEEARLAEEARLEAARLAEEARLAEEARLAEEARLAEEARLEAERLAEEARLAEEARLAEEARLEAERLAEEARLAEEARLEEERRLAEEARRAEEARLEAERLAEEERLAEEARLAEEARIEEERRLAEEARLAEEARLAEEARLAEEARLEEERRLAEEARLAEEARLAEEARLAEEARLAEKARLEAERLAEEARVAEEARLEAERRAEEELRLAEVARLEEEARLEEERRLVEEARLAEEARLEAERVAEEVRLAEEARLEAERLAEEERLAEEERLAEEARIEEERRLAEEARLAEEARLAEEARLEEERLAEEARLAEEARLEEERRLAEEARLAEEARLEAERLAEEARLAEEARLAEEARLAEEARLEAERLAEEARLAEEARVAEEARLEAARLAEEARLADEARLADEARLMEEARIADVALRAEEARVEAERLAAEAERLAEEARLAEEARIESERLAEEARLAEERRLAEAAHLAAEARRAEEIWAAEEARLAEVARAEEEARLAEEARQAEEVRLEVERRRAEAVRRGKESRAAEQARQAEEARLAEDARQSEATAPAAVDIPELAAEDIEALTLEVGDILLTEVPASPTEADATPEAGTPAIDLSGGAESPDTLRLARQKAQAELVRDMEEALRRSKSQPLEPWLADEPPRSSPPTRAEDRVPVQDEPWSTTQISLSDPSGAEAELPLLEVEPEPEIWAVSEPLPAPQSARTDDAGPPVLLPTGDDDADILLEASPDEEEDSDWATQAPAPSQARPGAAAPKAGDEDLWRIVSFDKDEGADTLTASFEAALLQVDTHLESLVRSDVNQPNIDFDEPPVEAIVEATIEPVAPDSSGAFPGDNSWPTGQTDWDEPSGDLDDWDFDEDDVSADPSNPDEAAKLRRQRLLRRAMENMGVLGGRTPPAPAAGATPEQAAATAPAIPEAPKPDEARLAQQLEQRYSDVQAKRDHFYVLGVPQDASRDQVKSAFLSLAKIFHPDRLPPSLPHMAPKITAVFEAIREAYEVLYDDARRKTYQQNLQAQQSLPKPPASAPATTAPVLRPQGRPDSNADDLYKMGEVFFRKRDFTTASEHYERAHALDPRPLYMAARAWAIYMDPARKADMPKAKQMMMDVVRTEPNCDRAHYQLGVIARVEGDMDRAERCFREAVRANPKHLEANQELRLIDMRKKNPPKKGGFFR, from the coding sequence ATGACCCCGTCGCAGGCCGCCGAAGCGCTTTACTCCGCCCACAAGTCCCGAGCCACCGGGTGGCTCACGCTTTCCTCGGGAGGGCGTGAGTCCCGGCTGCTCTTGCGTGAAGGCGACCTGGTGGGGACCCAGTTGGGCTTTGGTTTCCAGAGCCCCGCGCAGGCGTTGCTCCAGTCCGGGCTGCTCGGCGCCGAGGCGCTGGACACGCTGTGGGCGCGCGGTGGGGCAGGGGTTCCGGACGAGGAGACGCTGGAGGAGTTCGGCCTGGTGCCGGACGTGGTGGCGGAGCAGCAGGTGCTGGCCCATGTGCGGAGGCTGAGCGCGCTGGCGGAGCGCGCCGCGTTCGAGCCAGGGGTGGTGGAGGCGGAGGCGTTCCGGCCCATCGCGGGCGCGAGGGTGGTGCGCGCGGCACTGGAGGTGCCGGTTCGCGACGGGGCCGCGCGGGTGTTCCGGTGTGAGGATGTCGAGGCCTGCGGCCCGTGGATCTCGGACGCGTCGGAGCGGGCGTTCCTGGAGACGCTGGCGGAGTTCCGGGAACCGGAGGCGCTGACGCCCGCACAGGAGGCCCTGCTGCTCGTGCTGGAGCGCGAGGGCTCTATTCAGGCGCTCTCCGTGGAGGAGTGGTCCGAACGCGAACGGCTTCGGCGCGAGGAGGAAGAGGCTCGGCAGCGGGCGGAGGAGGAGGCGCGGCTCGAAGAGGAGCGGCGGCGGGCGGAAGAGGCTCGGCTGGCGGAGGAGGCTCGACTCGCTGAGGAGGCTCGGCTGGCGGAGGAGGCTCGGCTGGCGGAGGAGGCTCGTCTCGAAGCCGAGCGCTTGGCGGAGGAGGCTCGACTCGCTGAGGAGGCTCGACTCGCTGAGGAGGCTCGACTCGCTGAGGAGGCTCGACTCGCTGAGGAGGCTCGACTCGCTGAGGAGGCTCGGCTGGCGGAGGAGGCTCGACTCGCGGAGGAGGCTCGTCTCGCAGAAGAGGCTCGTCTCGCAGAAGAGGCTCGGCTGGCGGAAGAAGCACGCCTAGCGGAAGAGGCTCGACTCGAAGCGGAGCGCCTGGCCGAAGAAGCTCGTCTCGCAGAAGAGGCTCGTCTCGCAGAAGAGGCTCGTCTCGCAGAAGAGGCTCGTCTCGCAGAAGAGGCTCGTCTCGAAGCGCAGCGCCTGGCTGAAGACGCTCGGCTGGCGGAGGAGGCTCGGTTCGCAGAAGAGGCTCGACTCGCTGAAGAGGCTCGACTCGCTGAAGAGGCTCGCCTCGAAGCAGAGCGCTTGGCGGAGGAGGCTCGCCTCGCAGAAGAGGCTCGCCTCGCAGAAGAGGCTCGCCTCGCAGAAGAGGCTCGCCTCGCAGAAGAGGCTCGCCTCGCAGAAGAGGCTCGTCTCGCAGAAGAGGCTCGTCTCGCAGAAGAGGCTCGACTCGAAGCGGAGCGCCTGGCCGAAGAAGCTCGGCTGGCGGAAGAAGCACGGCTCGAAGCGGAGCGCTTGGCAGAGGAGGCTCGTCTCGCAGAAGAGGCTCGACTCGCTGAAGAGGCTCGACTCGCTGAAGAGGCTCGTCTCGCAGAAGAGGCTCGACTCGCAGAAGAGGCTCGACTCGCAGAAGAGGCTCGACTCGCAGAAGAGGCTCGACTCGCAGAAGAGGCTCGACTCGCAGAAGAGGCTCGGCTGGCGGAAGAGGCTCGTCTCGAAGCGGAGCGCCTGGCCGAAGAAGCTCGGCTGGCGGAGGAGGCTCGGCTGGCGGAAGAGGCTCGTCTCGAAGCCGAGCGCTTGGCGGAGGAGGCTCGGCTCGCAGAAGAGGCTCGGCTCGCAGAAGAGGCTCGGCTCGCAGAAGAGGCTCGGCTCGCAGAAGAGGCTCGGCTCGCAGAAGAGGCTCGGCTCGCAGAAGAGGCTCGGCTCGAAGCGGAGCGCTTGGCAGAGGAGGCTCGTCTCGCTGAAGAGGCTCGGCTGGCGGAAGAAGCACGGCTCGAAGCGGAGCGCTTGGCAGAGGAGGCTCGTCTCGCTGAAGAGGCTCGTCTCGAAGAAGAGGCTCGTCTCGAAGAAGAGGCTCGTCTCGAAGAAGAGGCTCGTCTCGAAGAAGAGGCTCGTCTCGAAGAAGAGGCTCGTCTCGCAGAAGATGCTCGTCTCGAAGCAGAGCGTCTGGCGGAGGAGGCTCGACTCGCAGAAGAGGCTCGACTCGAAGCAGAGCGTTTGGCGGAGGAGGCTCGTCTCGCTGAAGAGGCTCGGCTCGCTGAAGAGGCTCGTCTCGCTGAAGAGGCTCGGCTCGCTGAAGAGGCTCGGCTCGCAGAGGAGGCTCGGCTCGCAGAGGAGGCTCGTCTCGAAGCAGCGCGCTTGGCGGAGGAGGCTCGACTCGCGGAAGAGGCTCGCCTAGCGGAAGAGGCTCGTCTCGCAGAAGAGGCTCGACTCGAAGCAGAGCGCTTGGCGGAGGAGGCTCGTCTCGCAGAGGAGGCTCGTCTCGCTGAAGAGGCTCGCCTCGAAGCAGAGCGCTTGGCGGAGGAGGCTCGACTCGCGGAAGAGGCCCGGCTCGAAGAGGAACGTCGCCTTGCCGAAGAAGCACGCCGAGCGGAAGAGGCTCGCCTCGAAGCGGAGCGTCTCGCTGAGGAGGAGCGCCTCGCCGAAGAGGCACGTCTTGCCGAAGAGGCGCGCATCGAGGAAGAGCGTCGGCTTGCTGAGGAAGCGCGGCTTGCGGAAGAGGCTCGTCTCGCGGAAGAGGCACGGCTAGCAGAGGAGGCCCGGCTCGAAGAAGAACGTCGCCTCGCTGAAGAGGCTCGGCTCGCTGAAGAGGCTCGGCTCGCTGAAGAGGCTCGGCTCGCTGAAGAGGCTCGGCTCGCTGAAAAGGCTCGGCTTGAAGCGGAGCGATTGGCCGAAGAGGCCCGGGTTGCCGAAGAGGCGCGGCTCGAAGCTGAGCGCCGTGCGGAAGAAGAACTCCGGCTAGCGGAAGTTGCGCGGCTAGAGGAAGAAGCTCGCCTCGAAGAGGAACGTCGCCTCGTAGAAGAAGCGCGTCTCGCGGAAGAAGCGCGTCTCGAAGCAGAGCGCGTGGCTGAAGAAGTGCGTCTCGCTGAAGAAGCCCGGCTCGAAGCGGAGCGTCTCGCCGAAGAGGAGCGTCTCGCCGAAGAGGAACGTCTCGCCGAAGAGGCGCGCATCGAGGAAGAGCGTCGGCTTGCTGAGGAAGCGCGGCTTGCGGAAGAGGCTCGACTCGCAGAGGAGGCCCGCCTTGAAGAGGAGCGACTCGCCGAAGAGGCCCGGCTAGCAGAGGAGGCCCGGCTCGAAGAAGAACGTCGCCTCGCTGAAGAAGCCCGCCTCGCTGAAGAGGCTCGGCTTGAAGCGGAGCGTTTGGCCGAGGAGGCGCGTCTCGCTGAAGAGGCCCGTCTCGCTGAAGAGGCCCGTCTCGCTGAAGAGGCTCGGCTTGAAGCGGAGCGATTGGCCGAGGAGGCGCGTCTCGCTGAAGAGGCTCGCGTTGCCGAAGAGGCCCGTCTCGAAGCAGCGCGGCTCGCGGAAGAGGCACGGCTCGCCGACGAAGCACGGCTCGCCGACGAAGCCCGTTTGATGGAAGAGGCGCGGATTGCCGACGTGGCCCTCCGCGCGGAAGAAGCGCGCGTCGAAGCCGAGCGCCTCGCGGCGGAAGCCGAGCGCCTCGCCGAAGAGGCCCGCCTCGCGGAAGAAGCGCGCATCGAATCGGAGCGCCTTGCCGAAGAAGCTCGCCTCGCGGAGGAACGCCGGCTCGCGGAGGCGGCGCATCTGGCTGCCGAAGCCCGCCGCGCGGAGGAGATCTGGGCCGCGGAGGAAGCCCGTCTCGCGGAGGTCGCTCGCGCCGAGGAAGAAGCCCGTCTCGCCGAGGAGGCCCGCCAGGCCGAAGAAGTCCGTCTCGAGGTCGAGCGTCGCCGCGCGGAGGCGGTTCGCCGCGGCAAGGAGTCGCGCGCCGCCGAGCAGGCCCGTCAGGCCGAGGAAGCCCGTCTCGCCGAGGATGCCCGTCAGTCCGAAGCGACCGCACCCGCCGCCGTCGACATCCCCGAGCTCGCGGCCGAGGACATCGAGGCCCTCACGCTCGAAGTGGGCGACATCCTCCTCACGGAGGTGCCCGCCTCGCCCACCGAGGCGGACGCCACCCCCGAAGCAGGCACGCCCGCCATCGACCTGTCCGGCGGGGCCGAAAGTCCAGATACCCTGCGCCTCGCGCGGCAGAAGGCCCAGGCCGAGCTCGTCCGGGACATGGAGGAGGCGCTCCGCCGCTCGAAGTCGCAGCCGCTGGAGCCCTGGCTCGCCGACGAGCCGCCGCGCTCCTCTCCGCCCACGCGCGCGGAGGACCGCGTCCCCGTCCAGGACGAACCTTGGAGCACCACGCAGATCTCCCTCAGCGACCCGTCCGGCGCCGAGGCCGAGCTCCCGCTCCTCGAAGTCGAACCCGAGCCCGAAATCTGGGCCGTCTCCGAGCCACTGCCCGCCCCGCAGTCCGCGCGCACCGACGACGCGGGTCCGCCGGTCCTCTTGCCCACGGGGGACGACGACGCGGACATCCTGCTGGAGGCCTCGCCCGACGAGGAGGAGGACAGCGATTGGGCCACGCAGGCGCCCGCGCCGTCGCAGGCCCGTCCAGGCGCCGCCGCGCCCAAGGCGGGAGACGAGGACCTCTGGCGCATCGTCTCCTTCGACAAGGACGAAGGCGCCGATACGCTGACCGCCTCCTTCGAGGCCGCGCTGCTGCAGGTGGACACCCATCTGGAGTCGCTCGTCCGCTCGGATGTCAATCAGCCGAACATCGATTTCGACGAGCCTCCCGTCGAGGCCATTGTCGAAGCGACCATTGAACCGGTAGCACCTGATTCATCGGGGGCCTTCCCCGGTGACAACTCATGGCCAACTGGCCAGACTGACTGGGACGAGCCGTCCGGAGATTTGGACGACTGGGACTTTGACGAGGACGACGTGTCGGCAGATCCCTCCAACCCCGACGAGGCAGCGAAGCTCCGCCGTCAGCGGCTGTTGCGCCGCGCGATGGAGAACATGGGTGTCCTGGGAGGGCGCACGCCCCCCGCGCCCGCCGCTGGCGCCACGCCCGAGCAGGCCGCCGCGACGGCCCCCGCGATCCCCGAGGCGCCCAAGCCCGACGAGGCCCGCCTCGCCCAGCAGCTCGAGCAGCGCTACTCGGATGTCCAGGCCAAGCGGGACCACTTCTACGTCCTGGGCGTTCCGCAGGACGCCTCGCGCGACCAGGTGAAGTCCGCGTTCCTCAGCCTGGCGAAGATCTTCCACCCGGACCGGCTGCCGCCGTCGCTGCCGCACATGGCGCCGAAGATCACGGCCGTGTTCGAGGCCATCCGCGAGGCCTACGAGGTCCTCTACGACGACGCGCGCCGCAAGACGTACCAGCAGAACCTCCAGGCCCAGCAGTCCTTGCCGAAGCCTCCCGCTTCGGCGCCCGCCACCACGGCCCCGGTGCTGCGTCCCCAGGGCCGGCCAGACAGCAACGCCGACGACCTCTACAAGATGGGCGAGGTCTTCTTCCGCAAGCGCGACTTCACGACGGCCTCGGAGCACTACGAGCGCGCCCATGCGCTGGACCCTCGGCCGCTGTACATGGCCGCACGGGCCTGGGCCATCTACATGGACCCCGCGCGCAAGGCGGACATGCCCAAGGCCAAGCAGATGATGATGGACGTGGTCCGGACCGAACCGAACTGTGATCGCGCGCACTACCAGCTTGGCGTCATCGCCCGCGTCGAGGGCGACATGGACCGCGCCGAGCGCTGCTTCCGCGAGGCCGTTCGCGCCAACCCCAAGCACCTGGAGGCCAACCAGGAGCTGCGGCTCATCGACATGCGCAAGAAGAACCCCCCGAAGAAGGGAGGCTTCTTCCGCTGA
- a CDS encoding tRNA (cytidine(34)-2'-O)-methyltransferase, with product MLEPLARPLHLVLVSPQIPPNTGNVARLCAVTGSRLILVEPLGFSIDDRQLKRAGLDYWDKVFLRLYPTYAAYVADYPEARRWLFSARAATSLYEARFEEGDHLVFGSEVSGLAPEVMEGGTGTAVTIPMLEDRRSLNLSTSVGIGTYEALRQVRFT from the coding sequence ATGCTCGAGCCCCTGGCGCGTCCTCTCCACCTGGTCCTCGTTTCTCCCCAGATTCCCCCCAACACGGGCAACGTCGCCCGCCTGTGCGCCGTGACGGGCAGCCGCCTCATCCTGGTGGAGCCCCTGGGCTTCTCCATTGACGACCGGCAGCTCAAGCGGGCCGGCCTGGACTACTGGGACAAGGTATTTCTCCGCCTGTATCCAACCTATGCGGCCTATGTGGCGGACTACCCGGAGGCCCGCCGCTGGCTGTTCTCCGCCCGGGCCGCGACATCCCTGTATGAGGCCCGCTTCGAGGAGGGGGACCACCTGGTGTTCGGTTCGGAGGTGTCCGGGCTGGCCCCCGAGGTGATGGAGGGGGGGACGGGGACGGCCGTGACGATTCCGATGCTGGAGGACCGGCGGAGCCTGAACCTGTCCACTTCGGTGGGGATTGGGACCTACGAGGCCCTGCGACAGGTCCGTTTCACCTGA
- a CDS encoding response regulator — protein MAKQHLLLVDGDAKSLRVMEVSLKKAGFSVTTAIHGKDALEKVQISPPDLVLADTKMPEMDGFELCKTLKSDERFKFIPFVFLTSQKSVEFKVRGLELGGDDYLTKPIYIKEIVTRVKMILQKAEKERIEKRETTKGGFAGSLADMGVVDLVQTFEIGRKTGLINIQGERTGTVYFKDGRVIDAELGRLKGENAFYRMLNTFEGQFEVQFSALDRTERIEISTQGLLMEGMRRLDEWGRMLEQLPPLETVFEIDYHQLADRLSEIPDEVNGLLRLFDGKRALSRVVEDSDFEDLAALGIISKLYFEGLIRELGHAPMEPVQSSKPGIEQWLNTAPPASAAVEPAPAAPESPPQPVPEAAVPEAPPEPVAAAPEPAPRPMPQSVLAPPAGVEDEPAAAPEPTPAAPPQPANVVVFHPRPRRPESVDDGEDTDASPASLSPAQEGSSFLVEPPPAHRAVDHARRSLLLDWSRVDTEGINAPTTWGPGSSWSHAPRAPRATSAFASTAFNDPTPSPRAPIFGGAAIAPNPFPPVPPPTPAPPSSEVTLVSGIGYATPPVPPMAPVYADAEPIPLAEEVPATPQLALPPYPGHGVPELAVEPPTPSAPLSSLVDPAAVPLTPSPSAATNASTGGASSTHGAPGGATNATGATPGASTSSAGATPGASTNAVGATSGASTDSVGTGSGASTNAVGATAGASTNPSGAAPGSSPNPVGTTPGASANPSGAVAGSSPSPAGTTPGASANPVDAASGASANPAGTAPGASTSSAGAAPGASAHPAGATPGASSNPPVASAKPAQATAGASSSARDDAPRPKRTGLIIGGALVLIGAVAAVVAGTGNGASTEAPPPKPPPVVESKPPANTGTPPLEAPPPEANAKVPETPPEPPPAATPDSGVAVAEAPKPPETTPPEATPTPETPTAPAVDPEVEFATLVKQSRAAIVGQRFRSAAGGFRKALAIKPSDTEAKAGLGIALVNGFTSDAAYREAAKLLQEVVKEEATNARAWISLGMALQFTGKNSQAAEAYKQYLLLEPTGSSAEEVRTLLRGLGN, from the coding sequence GTGGCCAAGCAGCACCTGCTCCTGGTCGATGGTGACGCGAAGAGCCTCCGGGTCATGGAGGTCAGCCTGAAGAAGGCTGGCTTCTCCGTGACGACGGCCATTCACGGCAAGGATGCGCTCGAGAAGGTCCAGATCAGTCCACCGGACCTCGTGCTCGCGGACACGAAGATGCCGGAGATGGACGGCTTCGAGCTGTGCAAGACGCTCAAGTCCGACGAGCGCTTCAAGTTCATCCCGTTCGTCTTCCTGACGAGTCAGAAGTCGGTCGAGTTCAAGGTGCGCGGCCTGGAGCTTGGCGGTGACGACTACCTGACCAAGCCGATCTACATCAAAGAGATCGTCACCCGCGTGAAGATGATCCTCCAGAAGGCGGAGAAGGAGAGGATCGAGAAGCGGGAGACGACGAAGGGCGGCTTCGCCGGCAGCCTCGCCGACATGGGCGTGGTGGACCTGGTGCAGACGTTCGAGATTGGCCGCAAGACGGGCCTCATCAACATCCAGGGCGAGCGCACCGGCACCGTCTACTTCAAGGACGGACGCGTCATCGACGCGGAGCTGGGAAGGCTCAAGGGCGAGAACGCCTTCTACCGGATGCTGAACACCTTCGAGGGTCAGTTCGAGGTGCAGTTCAGCGCGCTCGACCGGACCGAGCGCATCGAAATCTCCACGCAGGGCCTGCTGATGGAGGGCATGCGCCGCCTCGACGAGTGGGGCCGCATGCTCGAGCAGTTGCCGCCGCTCGAGACGGTGTTCGAGATTGACTACCACCAGCTCGCGGACCGCCTGTCGGAGATTCCGGACGAGGTGAACGGCCTCCTGCGGCTCTTCGATGGCAAGCGCGCGTTGAGCCGCGTGGTGGAGGATTCGGACTTCGAGGACCTGGCCGCGCTGGGCATCATCAGCAAGCTGTACTTCGAAGGCCTCATCCGCGAGCTGGGGCACGCGCCGATGGAGCCGGTGCAGAGCAGCAAGCCCGGCATCGAGCAGTGGCTCAACACCGCGCCTCCGGCCAGCGCGGCGGTGGAGCCCGCGCCCGCCGCGCCGGAGAGCCCGCCGCAGCCTGTCCCCGAGGCCGCGGTCCCCGAAGCGCCGCCCGAGCCCGTCGCCGCCGCGCCCGAGCCCGCGCCGCGCCCGATGCCACAGAGCGTGTTGGCACCGCCCGCGGGGGTGGAGGATGAGCCCGCCGCCGCGCCAGAGCCCACGCCCGCCGCGCCGCCGCAGCCCGCGAACGTGGTGGTCTTCCATCCTCGGCCCCGGCGTCCAGAGTCCGTGGATGATGGCGAGGACACGGACGCCTCGCCCGCTTCGCTGTCTCCCGCGCAGGAGGGCTCGTCCTTCCTGGTGGAGCCGCCTCCGGCGCACCGTGCCGTGGACCACGCGCGCCGCAGCCTGCTGCTGGACTGGAGCCGCGTCGACACCGAGGGCATCAACGCGCCGACGACGTGGGGGCCGGGCTCTTCCTGGTCGCATGCGCCGCGCGCGCCCCGGGCGACGTCCGCGTTCGCGAGCACGGCGTTCAACGACCCCACGCCATCTCCGCGTGCGCCCATCTTTGGTGGCGCGGCCATCGCGCCCAATCCGTTCCCACCCGTTCCGCCTCCGACGCCCGCGCCGCCGTCGTCCGAGGTGACGCTGGTGAGTGGCATCGGTTACGCGACGCCGCCCGTGCCGCCCATGGCCCCGGTGTACGCCGACGCCGAGCCCATTCCCCTTGCCGAGGAAGTGCCCGCCACGCCCCAGCTCGCGCTGCCGCCCTATCCAGGGCACGGCGTCCCCGAGCTGGCCGTCGAGCCGCCCACACCGAGCGCGCCGCTGTCCAGCCTCGTCGACCCGGCCGCTGTGCCCCTTACGCCTTCGCCCTCCGCTGCCACGAACGCGTCGACCGGAGGTGCCTCCTCGACTCACGGCGCGCCGGGTGGGGCGACGAACGCGACTGGCGCCACGCCGGGGGCTTCTACGAGTTCCGCGGGCGCCACGCCGGGCGCATCCACGAACGCTGTCGGCGCCACGTCGGGCGCATCTACGGATTCCGTTGGCACCGGGTCGGGTGCATCCACGAACGCTGTCGGCGCGACGGCGGGCGCATCCACGAATCCCTCGGGCGCTGCGCCGGGCTCGTCTCCGAATCCCGTCGGCACGACGCCAGGGGCATCCGCGAATCCCTCGGGCGCTGTGGCGGGTTCGTCTCCGAGTCCCGCCGGCACGACGCCAGGGGCATCCGCGAACCCGGTTGACGCTGCGTCGGGTGCGTCCGCGAATCCCGCTGGCACCGCACCAGGGGCATCCACGAGTTCCGCCGGCGCCGCACCGGGTGCGTCCGCGCATCCTGCTGGCGCCACGCCGGGGGCATCCTCGAATCCTCCTGTTGCTTCCGCGAAGCCCGCGCAAGCCACGGCCGGCGCGTCCTCGTCCGCACGCGACGACGCGCCCCGTCCGAAGCGCACGGGACTCATCATCGGTGGCGCGTTGGTACTCATCGGTGCCGTCGCGGCCGTCGTCGCGGGAACAGGCAACGGTGCCTCCACAGAGGCGCCTCCGCCGAAGCCGCCGCCCGTGGTGGAGTCGAAGCCGCCTGCCAACACCGGGACGCCGCCGCTCGAAGCGCCGCCGCCGGAAGCCAACGCCAAGGTTCCCGAGACGCCCCCGGAGCCTCCTCCCGCCGCCACGCCGGATTCGGGCGTCGCGGTCGCGGAGGCGCCCAAGCCTCCGGAGACCACGCCCCCCGAGGCCACGCCGACGCCGGAGACGCCCACCGCGCCCGCGGTGGACCCGGAGGTGGAGTTCGCCACGCTGGTCAAGCAGTCGAGGGCGGCCATCGTCGGTCAGCGCTTCCGCTCCGCGGCGGGCGGCTTCCGCAAGGCGCTGGCCATCAAGCCGTCGGACACGGAGGCGAAGGCGGGCCTGGGCATCGCCCTGGTCAATGGCTTCACGTCCGACGCGGCCTACCGCGAAGCGGCCAAGCTGCTCCAGGAAGTCGTCAAGGAGGAGGCCACCAACGCCCGGGCCTGGATTTCGCTCG
- a CDS encoding Stp1/IreP family PP2C-type Ser/Thr phosphatase: MRIEVAGSTHVGMKRNHNEDNFLMLPEEFLFCVADGMGGHSSGEIASRIAVDELGEFYKLTAKDQDCTWPFKMDKARNYDENRLATGIKLANARIFEKASSESKYKGMGTTIVSVHFGQNGVYVGHVGDSRVYYFRGGALKQVTEDHSLLNDYLKAKKLSPEEVENFPHKNVIVRALGMKENVQVDVSRVEPQEDDVFLLCSDGLSGMVTDAQMQEILQRTPELEKACSQLIDMANAAGGNDNVTCVLARYHAA; this comes from the coding sequence ATGCGCATCGAGGTAGCTGGCAGCACCCACGTTGGGATGAAGCGGAATCACAACGAGGACAACTTCCTGATGCTCCCGGAAGAGTTTCTCTTCTGCGTGGCGGACGGCATGGGCGGCCACTCGTCGGGCGAAATCGCCAGCCGCATCGCGGTGGACGAGCTCGGTGAGTTCTACAAGCTCACGGCCAAGGACCAGGACTGCACCTGGCCCTTCAAGATGGACAAGGCGCGCAACTACGACGAGAACCGGTTGGCCACCGGCATCAAGCTCGCCAACGCGCGCATCTTCGAGAAGGCCAGCTCCGAGTCCAAGTACAAGGGCATGGGCACCACCATCGTCTCGGTGCACTTCGGCCAGAATGGCGTCTACGTGGGCCACGTGGGCGACAGCCGTGTGTACTACTTCCGCGGCGGGGCGCTGAAGCAGGTGACGGAGGACCACTCCCTGCTCAACGACTACCTCAAGGCGAAGAAGCTCTCGCCGGAGGAGGTCGAGAACTTCCCCCACAAGAACGTCATCGTCCGGGCGCTCGGCATGAAGGAGAACGTCCAGGTGGACGTGTCGCGCGTGGAGCCCCAGGAGGACGACGTCTTCCTGCTCTGCTCGGACGGCCTGAGCGGCATGGTGACGGACGCGCAGATGCAGGAAATCCTGCAGCGCACGCCGGAGCTGGAGAAGGCCTGCTCGCAGCTCATCGACATGGCCAACGCCGCGGGTGGCAACGACAACGTCACCTGCGTGCTGGCCCGCTACCACGCCGCCTGA